From a region of the Prosthecobacter debontii genome:
- a CDS encoding PVC-type heme-binding CxxCH protein gives MPSRLTPWLLSLLLPCSLPAAFPELHNSEPGNPEPISAKEALSKLHLPEGFKATLYASEPGVQNPVAMAWDAQGRMWVAENYTYAERSKRFDLSMNDRVIVLEDKDHDGHAESRTVFLDNIQMLTSVEVGRGGVWLMCPPQVLFVPDANGDAIPDGPPQVVLDGFTVAKDNYHNFANGLRWGPDGWLYGRCGHSCPANIGVPGTPDEERVPMKGGIWRFHPETKIAEVLTHGTTNPWGHDWDKNGELFFINTVTGHLWHLIPGAHLHDTSPSQNPGVYERIDMIADHYHFDTSGSWQDSRDGKANSLGGGHAHIGMMIYQADQWPEAYRNKLFTLNMHGRRANVERLERLGSGYVGRHEPDVFLSDDPWFRGIEISTGPDGSGYILDWSDTGECHESTGVHRTSGRIFKISYGTPGQPKPALYPRCMLASGPLPALWKQYQEGKATPAMLQGLLTDSDEHVRAWAIRLLTDFWPLDSLTSQRPKREVFDESTYTQLVKLAKTDTSSLVQLTLASTLQRLPLNKRADLAKALVKHAEYAEDKNLPSMVWYGLIPLAQSQPDAVVAIAKDCQWPSTTRWITRNLASRIETQPEPINALLSQAPARVQQALLQGLSEAFQGWRKAPQPTAWAAFSTSIKADPETAQTVRELSSLFGDGRALDEVKKLALDAQASVENRTSALKTLIDARPDDLREVCEKLLEVRGLNVMAAKGLAQFNDPAIGKKLVDSYRKFNSQDRPEVIAVLVSRPAFAKVLLDQMATGKIARADLSAFHARQIRSLNDDALTQRLTEVWGELRESAGDKAKMIEDLKAKLTPDVLAKADLRNGRAMYQICSACHTLYGEGGKVGPDLTGSGRSNIDYLLENIVDPSGVVSADYRMSILTLKDGRVLSGVISKQTDRTLTLRLMTEETTVEKSEIAKQDTSPVSMMPEGLLMAFQPDQIRDLIAYLMHPSQVPLQ, from the coding sequence ATGCCATCACGTCTCACCCCTTGGCTTCTCTCGCTCCTGCTCCCATGCAGCCTTCCGGCTGCTTTCCCTGAACTGCACAACAGTGAGCCGGGTAATCCCGAGCCGATAAGTGCCAAGGAAGCTTTGAGCAAGCTACACCTGCCCGAGGGATTCAAGGCCACACTCTACGCGTCCGAGCCCGGTGTGCAAAACCCCGTAGCGATGGCCTGGGATGCCCAAGGCCGCATGTGGGTGGCTGAAAACTACACGTATGCCGAGCGGTCCAAGCGCTTCGATCTCTCCATGAATGACCGGGTCATCGTTCTGGAAGATAAGGACCACGATGGTCATGCGGAGAGCCGCACGGTGTTCCTCGATAACATCCAGATGCTCACCAGTGTGGAAGTGGGCCGTGGAGGAGTCTGGCTCATGTGCCCGCCTCAGGTGTTGTTCGTGCCCGATGCCAATGGCGACGCCATCCCCGATGGCCCGCCTCAAGTCGTGCTGGATGGCTTCACCGTCGCCAAGGATAACTACCACAACTTTGCCAACGGCCTGCGCTGGGGACCTGACGGTTGGCTGTATGGTCGCTGTGGGCATTCCTGCCCGGCCAATATCGGCGTGCCCGGCACACCCGACGAAGAGCGCGTGCCCATGAAAGGCGGCATCTGGCGCTTCCATCCTGAGACAAAAATCGCCGAGGTCCTGACCCACGGCACCACCAATCCCTGGGGCCATGATTGGGACAAAAATGGTGAGCTGTTTTTCATCAACACCGTCACCGGCCACCTCTGGCACCTCATCCCCGGAGCGCATTTGCATGACACCAGCCCATCGCAGAACCCAGGTGTGTATGAGCGGATTGATATGATCGCGGATCACTATCACTTCGATACCAGTGGCAGTTGGCAGGATAGCCGAGATGGTAAAGCCAACAGCCTCGGCGGCGGTCACGCCCACATCGGCATGATGATCTATCAGGCGGATCAGTGGCCTGAAGCCTATCGCAACAAACTCTTCACGCTGAACATGCATGGACGCCGAGCCAATGTGGAGCGGCTGGAGCGTCTCGGCTCCGGTTATGTGGGGCGTCATGAGCCCGATGTCTTCCTCAGCGATGATCCTTGGTTCCGTGGCATCGAGATCAGCACCGGTCCCGATGGCAGCGGTTACATCCTGGACTGGAGCGATACCGGCGAGTGCCATGAATCCACTGGCGTGCACCGCACCAGCGGCCGCATTTTCAAAATCAGCTACGGCACCCCAGGCCAGCCGAAACCCGCCCTCTACCCGCGCTGCATGCTCGCCTCCGGTCCCCTGCCCGCGTTGTGGAAACAGTATCAGGAAGGCAAAGCCACCCCGGCCATGCTTCAAGGCCTGTTGACCGACAGCGATGAACATGTGCGTGCCTGGGCCATCCGGTTGCTTACCGACTTCTGGCCGCTCGATAGCCTCACCAGCCAACGCCCGAAGCGTGAAGTCTTCGATGAATCCACATACACACAATTGGTTAAACTGGCCAAAACGGACACCTCCAGCCTCGTCCAACTCACCCTGGCTTCCACCCTGCAACGCCTGCCTCTCAATAAACGTGCCGACCTCGCGAAAGCTCTGGTGAAGCATGCCGAGTATGCGGAGGATAAAAACCTGCCGTCCATGGTTTGGTATGGCCTCATTCCCTTGGCTCAATCTCAGCCTGACGCGGTCGTCGCCATTGCGAAGGACTGCCAGTGGCCGAGCACCACCCGCTGGATCACTCGGAATCTCGCCAGCCGTATTGAAACCCAGCCCGAGCCGATCAATGCCCTGCTGAGCCAAGCCCCCGCACGCGTCCAACAAGCCCTTCTTCAGGGCCTTTCGGAAGCCTTTCAAGGCTGGCGTAAGGCACCCCAACCCACCGCCTGGGCAGCCTTTTCGACCTCCATCAAGGCGGATCCCGAAACCGCTCAGACCGTCCGTGAACTCAGCAGTCTCTTCGGCGATGGACGCGCTCTCGATGAGGTGAAAAAGCTGGCTCTCGATGCCCAAGCCTCCGTGGAAAACCGCACCTCCGCCCTCAAGACCCTCATTGATGCACGCCCGGATGATCTGCGTGAGGTTTGTGAAAAGCTCCTTGAGGTTCGGGGTCTCAATGTCATGGCAGCCAAAGGCCTGGCTCAATTCAACGATCCGGCCATTGGCAAAAAGCTGGTGGATAGCTACCGCAAGTTCAACAGCCAGGATCGGCCCGAAGTCATCGCCGTTTTGGTTTCCCGCCCTGCCTTTGCCAAGGTGCTGCTGGATCAAATGGCGACCGGAAAAATCGCCCGGGCAGATCTCTCGGCCTTCCACGCCCGCCAGATCCGCAGCCTCAATGACGATGCCCTGACCCAACGTCTGACCGAGGTCTGGGGAGAACTGCGTGAATCCGCCGGCGACAAGGCCAAGATGATCGAAGACCTCAAAGCCAAACTCACGCCTGACGTGCTGGCCAAAGCCGATCTCCGCAACGGACGGGCCATGTATCAAATCTGTTCCGCCTGCCACACGCTTTACGGTGAAGGCGGCAAAGTCGGCCCCGATCTCACCGGCTCGGGTCGTTCCAACATCGACTACCTGCTTGAAAACATTGTGGATCCCAGCGGCGTGGTCAGCGCGGACTATCGCATGAGCATCTTGACGCTGAAGGATGGTCGCGTGCTCAGTGGTGTGATCAGCAAACAGACCGACCGCACCCTCACCCTGCGACTGATGACGGAGGAGACCACCGTCGAGAAAAGCGAGATCGCCAAACAAGACACCTCCCCGGTCTCCATGATGCCCGAGGGGCTTTTGATGGCCTTTCAGCCCGATCAGATCCGCGACCTCATCGCCTACCTCATGCACCCCTCTCAAGTGCCTTTGCAATGA
- a CDS encoding alpha-ketoglutarate-dependent dioxygenase AlkB family protein, which produces MSSIETTPEATVKPSFLTPDEATALFDSLLTQVQWDERMKARKTACFGQTYDDSGVDYQVVTMHPLLIPLCDAIERQLGFRPTNCLLNYYETGRSTMGFHSDATHNLAEGTGVAIVSLGSERNLTFRSKTDQSLVIHLPLPHGSLFYMTQLTQDYWTHAVKRTETNDARISLTFRHILSPSELTERQITPQ; this is translated from the coding sequence ATGAGTTCGATTGAAACTACTCCTGAAGCTACCGTGAAGCCCAGCTTTCTCACGCCAGATGAGGCAACTGCGTTGTTCGATTCTTTGCTAACTCAAGTTCAATGGGACGAGCGAATGAAGGCTAGAAAGACGGCTTGTTTTGGCCAAACCTATGATGACTCAGGGGTGGACTATCAGGTCGTTACAATGCATCCGCTCCTCATACCCTTGTGCGATGCAATCGAAAGGCAGTTAGGTTTCAGGCCCACGAACTGCCTCCTGAATTATTACGAGACTGGGCGCTCTACGATGGGCTTTCACTCCGACGCCACACATAATTTGGCTGAGGGCACAGGCGTTGCGATTGTTTCCCTTGGATCAGAGCGGAACCTTACTTTTCGAAGCAAGACCGATCAGAGCCTCGTAATTCATCTCCCACTGCCACACGGATCTCTATTTTACATGACCCAATTGACTCAGGATTACTGGACCCATGCGGTCAAGAGGACGGAAACCAACGATGCCCGAATCAGCCTTACTTTCCGGCATATTCTAAGCCCGAGTGAGCTTACAGAGCGCCAAATCACACCGCAATAA
- a CDS encoding putative immunity protein encodes MRDRRFIAVHRGGPLIREDHAALARWAADCAEAILPWFERESDDPRPLQAVEIARWWADGRVKTGVAMKAALAAHAAARTIKHPVAVAVARSAGHAVATAHAADHSLGALLYALKAHQHAGLSVNDFFEMQMARLPNHLYGMVADGMIWRTKAMKIAV; translated from the coding sequence ATGCGAGATCGCCGTTTCATCGCCGTGCATCGAGGTGGCCCTTTGATCCGTGAGGATCATGCAGCGTTGGCCCGCTGGGCGGCGGATTGTGCGGAGGCGATATTGCCTTGGTTTGAAAGGGAAAGCGACGACCCTCGTCCGCTCCAGGCGGTAGAGATCGCTCGATGGTGGGCGGATGGCCGCGTGAAAACCGGTGTGGCCATGAAGGCCGCCCTCGCCGCTCATGCCGCGGCCCGTACCATCAAACACCCTGTTGCGGTGGCCGTCGCGCGTTCGGCGGGGCATGCCGTCGCCACTGCCCATGCGGCGGATCACAGTCTGGGAGCCTTGCTCTATGCGCTCAAAGCCCATCAGCACGCGGGACTGAGCGTGAATGATTTTTTCGAAATGCAGATGGCTCGATTGCCTAACCACCTCTACGGCATGGTGGCTGATGGCATGATCTGGCGCACGAAAGCGATGAAGATCGCTGTGTAG
- a CDS encoding MBL fold metallo-hydrolase RNA specificity domain-containing protein produces MKITFCGAAGTTTGSKHLIEINGVRILLDCGLYQGRRKEAMERNRDFPFDPAQIDCVVLSHAHIDHAGNLPHLCKRGFSGNIYATPPTRDLCSIMLPDAAHIHESDIQWLNKHRKREDLPLLLPSYTKLDAENCMKQFVTLSYNRPMIIADGVSLTFIDAGHILGSAQVILDLEERATGKRSRLLFSGDVGRPENDLLEAAAPSADVDYVIMESTYGGRKHELPAQTSEHICHLIRLIQQRRAHMIIPAFAVERTQQLLYTLDKLRAENCFSPVPTYVDSPLAVRATEIFRLHLEDLKATVRESVFMRNDPFGFEGLHLVRSVDESKSLNKIKGPAIIISASGMAESGRILHHLRNNVSNEDNIILFVGYCAENTLGWKLRNGNPKVNILGDEFAVNAQIETLDSFSGHADHDELLAYFDRIKGSKQRVFLVHGEPERSSVLCEALKERHPQGKVEVASMMQSVEL; encoded by the coding sequence ATGAAAATCACATTCTGCGGAGCGGCAGGCACGACGACGGGATCCAAGCATCTGATTGAAATTAATGGCGTACGTATCCTTTTGGATTGTGGCCTTTACCAAGGCCGTCGCAAAGAAGCGATGGAGCGGAATCGGGACTTCCCGTTTGATCCGGCTCAGATTGATTGCGTGGTGCTTTCCCATGCGCACATCGATCACGCGGGGAATCTGCCGCATCTTTGTAAGCGGGGCTTCAGCGGTAACATCTATGCCACACCGCCTACACGTGATCTCTGCAGCATCATGCTGCCGGATGCGGCCCACATCCATGAGAGTGACATTCAGTGGCTGAATAAGCACCGTAAGCGCGAAGACTTACCCCTGCTGCTGCCGAGCTATACGAAGCTGGATGCGGAAAACTGCATGAAGCAGTTTGTGACCCTGAGTTACAATAGGCCCATGATCATCGCTGATGGGGTGAGTCTGACCTTCATTGATGCGGGCCATATTTTAGGCAGTGCCCAGGTCATTCTCGATCTGGAAGAACGCGCCACGGGCAAACGCAGCCGCCTGCTTTTCAGTGGGGATGTGGGGCGGCCTGAAAACGATCTGCTGGAAGCCGCGGCTCCCTCGGCGGATGTGGACTATGTGATCATGGAGAGCACGTACGGTGGGCGTAAGCATGAGCTGCCTGCCCAGACCTCGGAGCACATCTGCCACCTGATTCGTCTGATCCAGCAGCGGCGTGCCCACATGATCATCCCCGCCTTCGCGGTGGAGCGCACTCAGCAGCTGCTTTACACGCTGGATAAGCTCCGCGCGGAGAACTGCTTCTCGCCAGTGCCCACCTATGTGGATAGTCCTCTGGCCGTGCGCGCCACGGAGATCTTCCGTCTGCATCTGGAGGACCTGAAGGCCACCGTGCGGGAGTCGGTCTTCATGCGGAATGATCCGTTTGGATTCGAGGGACTGCATCTGGTGCGCAGTGTGGATGAGTCGAAGTCACTCAATAAAATCAAAGGCCCGGCGATCATCATCTCGGCCTCCGGCATGGCGGAAAGCGGACGTATTCTGCATCACCTGCGAAACAACGTCAGCAACGAAGATAACATCATTCTCTTCGTCGGCTATTGCGCGGAGAACACCCTGGGCTGGAAGCTGCGCAATGGGAACCCGAAGGTGAATATCCTGGGGGATGAATTTGCCGTGAATGCCCAGATCGAAACGCTGGATTCCTTCTCCGGTCATGCGGATCACGATGAACTCCTGGCTTACTTTGATCGGATCAAGGGGAGCAAGCAGCGGGTTTTCCTCGTCCATGGCGAGCCCGAGCGGTCGAGCGTGCTGTGTGAGGCCCTGAAAGAACGGCATCCGCAGGGGAAAGTCGAGGTAGCTTCCATGATGCAAAGCGTGGAGCTCTAG
- a CDS encoding acrylyl-CoA reductase (NADPH) encodes MFKGILIEKDEAGYRASLTHLDEAALPEGDVTVRVSHSTLNYKDALAITGKGPVVRKFPMVPGIDLAGTVEHSTHADYRTGDAVILNGWGVGETHWGGLAQKARVHGNWLVPLPPQFTPQQAMAIGTAGYTAMLCVLALERHGITPDHGEILVTGAAGGVGSVATAVLTRLGFQVVAVSGRPAEADYLKSLGAVEVLDRAMFTTPGKPLGKERWAGAVDVVGSHTLANVCATTKYGGVVTACGLAGGMDFPATVAPFILRGVTLAGIDSVMCPRTVRMEAWRRLGTDLDLSKLAAISKEVGLSEVMPLATQLLNGEVRGRVVVDVNG; translated from the coding sequence ATGTTCAAAGGCATCTTGATTGAGAAAGACGAAGCAGGTTATCGGGCCTCACTGACCCACCTCGACGAAGCAGCTTTGCCCGAAGGCGACGTGACGGTGCGGGTGAGCCATTCGACGCTCAACTACAAGGATGCCCTGGCGATCACAGGCAAGGGACCGGTCGTGCGCAAGTTTCCCATGGTGCCCGGCATTGATCTGGCGGGGACGGTGGAACACTCGACACATGCCGATTACAGAACCGGCGATGCGGTGATTCTGAATGGCTGGGGAGTGGGTGAAACGCACTGGGGTGGCCTTGCGCAGAAGGCGCGAGTCCATGGCAACTGGCTGGTGCCGCTGCCGCCCCAATTCACACCGCAGCAGGCGATGGCCATTGGCACGGCGGGCTACACCGCGATGCTTTGCGTGCTGGCACTGGAGCGGCACGGCATCACGCCTGACCATGGAGAGATTCTCGTGACTGGCGCTGCGGGTGGCGTGGGCAGCGTCGCCACGGCGGTTTTGACTCGGCTGGGCTTCCAAGTCGTCGCCGTGAGTGGCAGGCCGGCGGAAGCGGATTACCTCAAAAGCTTGGGTGCCGTGGAGGTGCTGGATCGGGCGATGTTCACCACGCCCGGCAAACCTCTTGGCAAGGAGCGCTGGGCAGGTGCGGTGGATGTCGTGGGCAGCCACACACTCGCGAATGTCTGTGCGACGACGAAATACGGCGGTGTCGTCACCGCCTGTGGGCTGGCTGGCGGCATGGATTTCCCGGCCACCGTCGCGCCCTTCATCCTGCGCGGGGTGACCCTGGCAGGCATTGACAGCGTGATGTGCCCTCGGACGGTGCGGATGGAAGCTTGGCGACGACTTGGGACCGATCTCGATCTCTCGAAGCTGGCCGCGATCAGTAAGGAAGTCGGCCTGAGCGAAGTGATGCCCCTCGCTACGCAGCTTCTCAACGGCGAGGTGAGAGGACGTGTGGTCGTTGACGTCAACGGCTAA